From a single Chloroflexota bacterium genomic region:
- the aroF gene encoding 3-deoxy-7-phosphoheptulonate synthase encodes MVIVMQHHATSEEIQNVMQYVESLGFSPHPIYGEERTIIGVVGDERPIEPDTFDLMPGVERTMRILHPFKLASRDFHVEDSIVKINGVSVGGSQVIVMAGPCSVESREQIMETAAAIKQAGATMLRGGAYKPRTSPYAFQGLGLKGLELLREAREAYQLPIITEVISPQDVTLVAQYADVFQIGARNMQNYALLHAVGETQKPVLLKRGMMSTVEELLMAAEYILSHGNQRVMLCERGIRTFETVTRNTFDVNAIPALKALTHLPVVADPSHGTGKWEYVTPIARAAVAAGADGLIVEVHPDPARARSDGAQSLKPDNFARLVAQVRRVAEAIDRTV; translated from the coding sequence ATGGTTATCGTCATGCAACATCACGCGACGAGCGAGGAAATCCAGAACGTCATGCAGTACGTCGAATCGCTCGGCTTTAGTCCGCATCCGATCTACGGCGAAGAACGCACGATCATCGGCGTCGTCGGCGACGAACGTCCCATCGAGCCAGACACGTTCGATCTGATGCCGGGCGTCGAACGCACGATGCGAATTCTGCATCCGTTCAAACTCGCCTCGCGCGATTTTCACGTGGAGGATTCCATCGTCAAGATCAACGGCGTCAGCGTCGGCGGTTCGCAAGTGATCGTGATGGCGGGACCGTGCTCGGTCGAATCGCGCGAACAAATCATGGAAACGGCGGCGGCGATCAAGCAAGCCGGCGCGACGATGTTGCGCGGCGGCGCGTACAAACCGCGCACGTCCCCCTACGCGTTCCAGGGTCTGGGATTGAAAGGACTTGAACTCTTGCGCGAAGCGCGCGAGGCGTACCAGTTGCCCATCATCACCGAGGTGATCTCGCCGCAAGATGTCACGCTCGTCGCGCAGTACGCCGACGTGTTTCAGATCGGCGCGCGCAACATGCAAAATTACGCGTTGCTCCACGCGGTCGGCGAAACGCAAAAACCGGTTCTGCTCAAACGCGGCATGATGTCCACTGTCGAAGAATTGTTGATGGCGGCAGAATATATCTTGTCGCACGGCAATCAGCGCGTCATGTTGTGCGAGCGCGGCATTCGCACGTTCGAGACGGTCACGCGCAACACCTTCGACGTGAACGCGATTCCCGCGCTCAAAGCGTTGACGCATTTGCCGGTGGTCGCCGATCCGTCGCATGGCACCGGCAAGTGGGAGTACGTCACACCCATCGCGCGCGCCGCGGTCGCCGCCGGCGCGGACGGGTTGATCGTCGAAGTGCATCCCGATCCGGCGCGCGCGCGCAGCGATGGCGCGCAATCGCTCAAGCCGGACAATTTCGCCCGGCTCGTCGCCCAAGTCCGTCGCGTCGCGGAAGCGATTGATCGCACCGTGTAG
- the aroF gene encoding 3-deoxy-7-phosphoheptulonate synthase, which yields MVIIMKHNAPAENIDALIKHVESLGFKTHLSRGEERTIIGLIGDERPIEPEHFEAFDGVERVVRVLHPFKLASRDFHPADSVVRINGVSVGGNQVIVIAGPCSVESREQLFETAAAVKDAGAHILRGGAFKPRTSPYAFQGLGLRGLELLREARDLFHLPVATEVMSPQEVTLVAQYADILQIGARNMQNYSLLRAVGETQKPILLKRGMMSTVEELLMAAEYILAQGNNRVMVCERGIRTFETGTRNTFDINAIPLLKSLTHLPVIADPSHGTGKWELVAPVARGAIAAGADGVIVEVHPHPELALSDGAQSLKPANFAAMVADVRRVAEAVGRTV from the coding sequence ATGGTCATCATTATGAAACACAACGCGCCAGCCGAAAACATTGACGCGTTGATCAAACACGTCGAATCACTGGGTTTCAAAACGCATCTCTCGCGCGGCGAAGAACGCACGATCATCGGACTCATCGGCGACGAACGACCCATCGAGCCGGAACATTTCGAAGCGTTCGACGGCGTCGAGCGCGTCGTGCGCGTCCTGCATCCATTCAAACTTGCGTCGCGCGATTTTCACCCGGCGGATTCGGTTGTCCGCATCAACGGCGTCAGCGTCGGCGGCAATCAAGTCATCGTGATCGCGGGACCGTGTTCCGTCGAATCGCGCGAGCAGTTGTTCGAAACCGCGGCAGCGGTGAAAGATGCCGGCGCGCACATCTTGCGCGGCGGTGCGTTCAAGCCGCGCACGTCGCCGTACGCGTTCCAGGGTCTCGGTTTGCGCGGACTCGAATTGTTGCGCGAAGCGCGCGATCTGTTCCACTTGCCGGTCGCGACCGAGGTAATGTCGCCGCAGGAGGTGACGCTCGTCGCGCAGTACGCGGATATTTTGCAGATCGGCGCGCGCAACATGCAAAACTATTCACTCTTGCGCGCGGTCGGCGAAACGCAAAAACCGATTCTGCTCAAGCGCGGCATGATGTCCACCGTCGAAGAATTGTTGATGGCGGCGGAGTACATTCTCGCGCAGGGCAACAATCGCGTGATGGTGTGCGAGCGTGGCATTCGCACGTTCGAAACTGGGACGCGTAACACGTTCGACATCAACGCGATTCCGTTGCTCAAATCGTTGACGCACTTGCCGGTGATCGCCGACCCGTCGCACGGTACGGGTAAGTGGGAACTGGTCGCGCCGGTCGCGCGCGGCGCGATTGCCGCGGGCGCAGACGGCGTGATCGTCGAAGTGCATCCGCATCCCGAACTCGCGTTGAGCGACGGCGCGCAATCGCTCAAGCCGGCGAACTTTGCCGCAATGGTCGCGGATGTGCGCCGCGTTGCGGAAGCGGTCGGTCGAACGGTGTGA
- a CDS encoding prephenate dehydrogenase: protein MDEDGFAWRDSVIAIVGLGLMGGSFALALREHRACARILAVERNAATRADALARGSVDEASDDLALVARADVIVLATPVRVIVELVPRVGALTRPGAVVFDLGSTKRAIVNAMENLPTHIHAIGAHPMCGKETSGFDAADANLFRDAPFVLTPLARTTQETVTRLASLATRLGSRPLVLDAARHDKIVAAISHLPFAVASNLMMTASEFAQNDDALFALAASGFRDTSRLAASNTTMMLDILLTNRDHVAACLRDYSRNLNALADAIERGNDDTLRARLQSAAELRRGLFQIANSG from the coding sequence ATGGATGAAGATGGTTTTGCTTGGCGCGATTCCGTTATCGCGATAGTTGGTCTGGGTTTGATGGGTGGTTCATTCGCGCTGGCTTTGCGCGAACATCGCGCGTGCGCGCGCATCCTCGCGGTCGAACGCAACGCGGCGACGCGCGCAGATGCGCTTGCGCGCGGCAGCGTAGATGAAGCGAGTGACGATCTCGCGCTCGTCGCACGCGCCGACGTGATCGTGCTTGCGACGCCGGTGCGTGTCATCGTCGAATTGGTGCCACGCGTTGGCGCGCTCACGCGACCCGGCGCGGTCGTGTTCGACCTGGGTTCGACGAAGCGCGCGATTGTGAACGCGATGGAAAATTTGCCCACGCACATTCACGCGATTGGCGCGCACCCAATGTGCGGCAAAGAAACGTCCGGGTTCGACGCGGCGGACGCGAATCTTTTTCGCGATGCTCCATTTGTATTGACGCCGCTCGCACGAACAACCCAGGAAACCGTCACTCGCCTCGCGTCACTCGCCACACGCCTGGGTTCGCGTCCGCTCGTGCTCGATGCGGCGCGGCACGACAAGATTGTCGCGGCGATCAGTCATCTGCCGTTCGCAGTCGCGTCTAACTTGATGATGACGGCGAGTGAATTCGCGCAGAACGACGATGCGCTGTTCGCACTCGCAGCGTCCGGTTTTCGCGACACGTCCCGTCTTGCCGCGAGCAACACGACGATGATGCTCGACATTTTGCTGACGAATCGCGATCACGTCGCCGCGTGCCTCCGCGACTATTCGCGCAACCTCAATGCGCTCGCCGACGCGATCGAGCGCGGCAATGATGACACGTTGCGCGCGCGTTTGCAAAGCGCAGCGGAACTGCGACGCGGGTTGTTTCAAATCGCAAATAGCGGATAG
- the aroA gene encoding 3-phosphoshikimate 1-carboxyvinyltransferase yields the protein MPEYQITPSSKPLRGTLTVPADKSISHRAAIFASLAEGATRIENFLPSETTHATLDCLRAMGAEIEQRDATTLVVRGRGMRGLREPSDILFCKGSGTTMRLLAGLCAGQNFLSILDGTPALKRRPMARVAEPLRAMGATILARDDGKLPPLAIRGGNLRGIEYTMNVASAQVKSAILLAALFADSPTTVREPSLSRDHTERMLQGCGIELRIANCETRINPTSNLQLPTSNFQIPNDFSSAAFFIVAALIVPQSELCLQNVGVNATRTGLLDALTRMGARVAIENARDESGEPVGDVIARASRSALRATEIAGDEAPRMIDEFPIFAIAATQARGETIVRDAQELRVKESDRIATLAQEIRKMGAQIEERDDGFIIAGPTPLRGARVSAHNDHRLAMALAVAALIARGETIIEGWECVADSFPNFAETLEGIQ from the coding sequence ATGCCAGAATATCAAATCACTCCATCTTCCAAACCACTTCGCGGCACACTTACCGTGCCCGCCGACAAATCCATCTCACATCGCGCGGCGATTTTCGCGTCGCTCGCCGAGGGCGCGACGCGCATCGAAAATTTTTTGCCGAGCGAAACGACGCACGCAACGCTCGATTGCTTGCGCGCGATGGGCGCGGAGATCGAGCAACGCGATGCGACGACACTCGTGGTTCGCGGACGCGGGATGCGCGGTTTGCGCGAGCCGAGTGACATTTTGTTTTGCAAAGGATCGGGCACGACGATGCGTTTGCTCGCCGGGTTGTGCGCGGGACAGAACTTTCTTTCGATTCTCGACGGTACGCCCGCGCTCAAACGTCGCCCGATGGCGCGCGTCGCCGAGCCGCTCCGCGCGATGGGCGCGACGATTCTCGCGCGCGACGATGGCAAACTGCCCCCGCTTGCAATACGCGGCGGCAATCTGCGCGGGATCGAGTACACGATGAACGTCGCGAGCGCGCAAGTCAAATCCGCGATTCTGCTCGCCGCGCTCTTCGCCGATTCGCCCACGACAGTGCGCGAACCCAGTTTGTCACGCGATCACACGGAGAGGATGTTGCAAGGTTGTGGAATCGAATTGCGAATTGCGAATTGCGAAACGCGAATTAATCCAACTTCAAATCTCCAACTTCCAACTTCCAATTTCCAAATTCCAAATGATTTTTCCTCCGCCGCGTTCTTCATCGTCGCCGCGCTCATCGTGCCGCAATCGGAATTGTGTTTGCAAAACGTCGGCGTCAACGCGACGCGCACCGGGTTGCTCGACGCGCTGACGCGGATGGGCGCGCGTGTCGCGATTGAAAACGCGCGCGATGAGTCGGGCGAACCGGTCGGCGATGTCATCGCGCGCGCGAGCCGCTCCGCGTTGCGCGCGACCGAGATCGCTGGCGATGAGGCGCCGCGCATGATTGACGAATTTCCGATTTTCGCGATTGCGGCAACCCAGGCGCGCGGCGAAACGATCGTGCGCGACGCGCAAGAACTGCGCGTCAAGGAGTCGGACCGCATCGCGACGCTCGCGCAAGAAATCCGCAAGATGGGCGCGCAGATCGAGGAACGCGACGATGGATTCATCATCGCAGGACCGACGCCGTTGCGCGGCGCGCGCGTCTCGGCGCACAACGATCATCGGCTCGCGATGGCGCTCGCGGTCGCCGCGCTCATCGCGCGCGGCGAAACGATCATCGAGGGCTGGGAATGCGTCGCCGATTCGTTTCCGAATTTTGCCGAAACCCTGGAGGGCATTCAATGA
- a CDS encoding shikimate dehydrogenase: MKRVFLIGYPVKHSLSPAMQNAAFRALNLDWEYGLLETPRDQLGEVVARIRLDDCTGANVTVPHKEAVMPYLDDIADHARHVGAVNTIIKRDGKLIGDNTDVYGIVQTLTQALVKMRGARVAILGAGGAAHAAAFALAESGAAHIVIVNRTHTRAAMLAERVRGEFPRVTVTANETESLARAQIIINATPVGMTPREGESPMTYAFPRHAVAFDLVYRPLQTRFLREAELAGARAIGGLGMLVHQGVEAFKLWTGYRVPDQIMLDAAMAELERARELKRGASEVRHVAILDSR; encoded by the coding sequence ATGAAACGTGTTTTTCTGATAGGATATCCGGTCAAGCATTCCTTGTCGCCCGCGATGCAGAACGCCGCGTTTCGCGCGCTGAACTTGGATTGGGAGTATGGTTTACTCGAAACACCGCGCGATCAATTAGGAGAGGTCGTCGCGCGTATCCGCCTCGACGATTGCACGGGCGCGAATGTGACCGTGCCGCATAAAGAAGCGGTGATGCCATACTTGGACGACATCGCCGATCACGCGCGTCACGTGGGCGCGGTGAACACCATCATCAAACGGGATGGCAAGCTGATTGGCGATAATACCGACGTGTATGGCATTGTTCAAACGTTGACCCAGGCATTAGTAAAGATGCGCGGCGCGCGCGTGGCAATCCTGGGCGCGGGCGGCGCGGCGCACGCGGCGGCGTTCGCGCTCGCCGAGTCCGGCGCGGCGCACATCGTGATCGTGAACCGCACGCACACGCGCGCGGCAATGCTCGCCGAACGTGTGCGCGGAGAATTTCCTCGCGTGACCGTCACGGCGAACGAGACCGAATCCCTCGCCCGCGCGCAGATCATCATCAATGCGACGCCGGTCGGCATGACACCGCGCGAAGGTGAATCGCCGATGACGTACGCGTTTCCGCGTCACGCCGTCGCGTTCGATCTGGTTTATCGTCCTTTGCAAACGCGGTTCCTGCGCGAAGCCGAACTCGCCGGGGCGCGTGCGATTGGCGGTCTTGGAATGCTGGTGCATCAAGGCGTCGAGGCATTCAAGTTGTGGACCGGCTACCGCGTCCCGGATCAGATCATGCTCGACGCGGCGATGGCGGAATTGGAACGCGCGCGCGAATTGAAACGCGGCGCGAGTGAGGTTAGGCATGTTGCGATTCTTGACAGCCGGTGA
- the aroC gene encoding chorismate synthase: MRFLTAGESHGPALTGIVEGLPAGLRVDADAINRDLARRQIGVGRSARMRIETDRVEILGGVVDGKTIGAPVALRIENLDYANWKDKVVPPQTIPRPGHADLAGAIKYGFDDLRMVAERASARETAMRVACGSVARQLLAEFGIILGSHVLEIGGIIAQVPSIPYAEIFSRAQASDVIVADETSATKIRERIEEVMRAKDTIGGVIEIVALNVPVGLGSHVQWDRKLDGRLAQAVMSIQSVKGVEIGDAWENARKVGTQVQDEIVATDQLPITNHKFTRQTNRAGGLEGGITNGMPIVIRAALKPIATTVTPLRSIDLATGEPALAQYQRSDFSHVPRACVIGEAMVAFVLADALMEKLGGDSINEMRQRMENLK; the protein is encoded by the coding sequence TTGCGATTCTTGACAGCCGGTGAATCACACGGACCGGCGCTCACGGGAATCGTCGAAGGATTGCCGGCGGGTTTGCGTGTGGACGCGGACGCGATCAATCGCGATCTGGCGCGACGACAAATTGGCGTGGGGCGTTCGGCGCGGATGCGGATCGAAACGGATCGCGTCGAAATCCTGGGCGGCGTGGTGGACGGCAAAACGATTGGCGCGCCGGTCGCGTTGCGAATCGAAAATCTCGATTACGCGAATTGGAAGGACAAGGTTGTCCCGCCGCAAACGATTCCCCGACCGGGGCACGCCGATCTTGCCGGTGCGATCAAGTACGGGTTCGACGATTTGCGGATGGTCGCGGAACGCGCGAGCGCGCGCGAAACCGCGATGCGCGTTGCATGCGGCTCCGTCGCGCGCCAACTCCTCGCGGAATTTGGAATCATCCTCGGCAGTCACGTGCTCGAAATCGGCGGCATCATCGCCCAAGTTCCTTCCATTCCATACGCAGAAATTTTTTCCCGCGCCCAGGCATCCGACGTAATAGTCGCCGACGAGACGAGCGCGACAAAAATCCGCGAACGCATCGAAGAGGTGATGCGCGCAAAAGATACCATCGGCGGCGTAATCGAAATCGTCGCGCTCAATGTGCCGGTCGGACTCGGCTCGCACGTGCAGTGGGACCGCAAACTCGATGGGCGGCTCGCGCAAGCAGTGATGAGCATTCAATCGGTCAAGGGCGTTGAGATCGGCGATGCGTGGGAGAATGCGCGCAAGGTGGGGACGCAGGTGCAGGATGAGATTGTTGCAACAGACCAATTACCAATTACCAATCACAAATTTACACGGCAAACAAATCGCGCCGGAGGACTTGAAGGTGGGATCACGAACGGGATGCCGATTGTGATTCGCGCCGCGCTGAAACCGATCGCGACGACGGTGACGCCGTTGCGTTCGATTGATCTCGCGACCGGCGAACCGGCGCTCGCGCAATATCAACGTTCGGATTTTTCACACGTGCCGCGCGCGTGCGTGATCGGCGAGGCGATGGTCGCGTTCGTGCTTGCCGACGCGTTGATGGAAAAACTGGGTGGCGATTCGATCAATGAAATGAGACAACGAATGGAGAATCTCAAATGA
- the aroB gene encoding 3-dehydroquinate synthase, producing the protein MSQPRVAPIVLTGFMGAGKTSVGKVIAERLGREFVDMDVAIQAAEGMTIPEMFNVHGEAYFRARETEWCARLAQSENHVVATGGGAMVNPNNRAYFKDALVVCLDAPPDDIYNRLKHQHDRPLLQSANPQQRIVELMNARRDAYAQVEWHLNTHDKTVEQVADEIVGLLQPRKINVSAPDSVCPIFVGAGLLGQVGRLMNLTRDSFSPHCAIITNPRVSRLHAAPVVESLRARNFEPHIIEIPDSEKYKTLDSVRMIYDQLIDAQLDRQSIVFALGGGVIGDVAGFAAATYLRGVSFVQMPTTLLAMVDASIGGKAAVDHPRGKNLVGAFKQPFAVIADTDALATLREEELHSGMAEVVKHGIIEDVGLFEMLERDPNSSPVPMEGRRSWIARAMQVKINIVARDPLEQGERGKLNLGHTFGHAFELLSNFELQHGEAVAIGLVCATRLAARRGMCEATLVARVENLLRAIDLPTRVPSAMSTDVILDAMGTDKKRVGAQLRFVLPRALGDVVIVDNVPREDVIAAIEETREE; encoded by the coding sequence ATGAGTCAACCACGTGTTGCGCCGATTGTTTTGACCGGCTTTATGGGCGCAGGCAAGACCTCGGTCGGCAAAGTGATTGCCGAAAGACTGGGTCGCGAATTTGTGGACATGGATGTCGCGATTCAAGCGGCGGAAGGCATGACGATTCCCGAAATGTTCAACGTGCACGGCGAAGCGTACTTTCGCGCGCGCGAAACCGAGTGGTGCGCGCGGCTGGCGCAAAGTGAGAATCACGTCGTCGCCACCGGCGGCGGCGCGATGGTGAATCCAAACAATCGGGCGTATTTCAAAGACGCGTTAGTCGTGTGTCTCGATGCGCCCCCCGATGATATTTACAATCGGCTCAAGCATCAACACGATCGTCCCTTGTTGCAATCGGCAAACCCGCAACAACGCATCGTCGAGTTGATGAACGCGCGGCGCGACGCGTATGCCCAGGTCGAATGGCATTTGAACACGCACGACAAGACGGTGGAGCAGGTCGCCGATGAAATCGTCGGTTTGTTGCAACCGCGCAAAATCAACGTGTCCGCGCCAGACAGCGTGTGTCCGATTTTTGTCGGCGCGGGTTTGCTGGGGCAGGTGGGACGCTTGATGAATTTGACGCGGGATAGTTTTTCGCCGCATTGCGCGATCATCACGAATCCGCGCGTGAGCCGATTGCACGCCGCGCCGGTGGTCGAATCGTTGCGCGCGCGTAATTTCGAACCGCACATCATCGAAATTCCCGATAGCGAAAAGTACAAGACGCTCGATTCCGTGCGGATGATTTACGATCAACTGATTGACGCGCAACTCGACCGCCAGTCCATCGTCTTCGCGCTGGGCGGCGGTGTCATCGGCGATGTCGCCGGCTTTGCGGCGGCGACGTACTTGCGCGGCGTGTCGTTCGTGCAAATGCCGACGACCTTGTTGGCGATGGTGGACGCGAGCATCGGCGGTAAAGCCGCGGTGGATCATCCGCGCGGCAAAAATCTGGTGGGCGCATTCAAGCAACCGTTCGCGGTGATCGCGGACACCGACGCGCTCGCCACGCTGCGTGAGGAAGAATTACATTCGGGCATGGCAGAGGTCGTCAAGCACGGCATCATCGAAGATGTGGGCTTGTTCGAGATGCTGGAACGCGATCCGAATTCGTCGCCGGTGCCGATGGAAGGTCGGCGCAGTTGGATCGCCCGCGCGATGCAGGTCAAGATCAATATTGTCGCGCGCGATCCGCTCGAACAAGGCGAGCGCGGCAAGCTGAACCTGGGGCACACGTTCGGGCACGCGTTCGAGTTGTTGTCGAATTTCGAATTGCAACACGGCGAGGCGGTTGCGATTGGGCTGGTGTGCGCGACGCGCTTGGCGGCGCGGCGCGGGATGTGCGAGGCGACGCTCGTCGCGCGCGTCGAAAACCTTTTACGCGCGATTGATCTACCGACGCGCGTGCCATCTGCCATGTCCACTGATGTGATTCTCGACGCGATGGGGACGGACAAGAAACGCGTCGGCGCGCAATTGCGGTTCGTATTGCCGCGCGCGCTGGGCGATGTGGTCATCGTGGATAATGTGCCGCGTGAGGATGTGATCGCGGCGATTGAAGAAACGCGCGAAGAATGA
- the aroQ gene encoding type II 3-dehydroquinate dehydratase: MKILLMHGPNLNLLGWREPGIYGTVGFDEINARMKKVAEENGAELTVFQSNSEGGIVDAIQDARNWADGIVINPGAYSHYSIAIRDALSAVKLPTIEVHLSNIHAREEFRHKLVLTPVCVGMICGLGWRSYLYGLKALLAILHEQKKEENQIGYDD, encoded by the coding sequence TTGAAAATCTTACTCATGCACGGACCGAACTTGAATCTGCTCGGCTGGCGCGAGCCGGGGATATACGGCACGGTCGGTTTTGATGAAATCAACGCGCGGATGAAAAAGGTCGCCGAAGAGAACGGGGCGGAACTGACGGTGTTCCAATCGAACAGTGAAGGCGGGATCGTGGACGCGATTCAGGATGCGCGCAATTGGGCGGACGGCATCGTTATCAATCCCGGCGCATACTCGCACTATTCCATCGCGATTCGCGACGCGCTCTCCGCCGTGAAATTGCCAACCATCGAAGTCCATTTGTCGAACATTCACGCGCGCGAAGAATTTCGGCACAAACTTGTGCTCACGCCGGTTTGCGTCGGGATGATTTGCGGACTGGGTTGGCGTAGTTATTTGTACGGACTCAAAGCGCTGCTCGCAATTCTGCACGAGCAAAAGAAAGAAGAGAATCAGATCGGCTACGACGATTGA
- a CDS encoding aldehyde dehydrogenase family protein, with protein sequence MPPRPITPEEKIYADELLKRARVALKAIECYDQARVDRLCRAIGWATANEKTFTRIAQMGVDESGLGDREGRAAKRFKIMGILRDILRRKSIGVIEEIPEKGIVKYGKPVGVIASLIPTTNPELTPPGVGLFALKCRDVVIFAPHPRSKNTTLEMVRVMRETLKREGAPEDIFQCVEKPSIPLSQYLMSVCDLVQATGGKDMVKAAYSSGVPSLGVGAGNSTMVIDETANIAEAARNTRISKTSDYGSGCSADGNLIVEASIYDSFLAQLIKEGGYLTSLEEKAQLQAVLWDAERHRTPDTVAISAQRIAARAGFEIPADRKFIIVQEDGIGKDYLFSSEKLCVVLSIFKYTGFQNALEMVKQIFEVGGKGHSCGIYSFDDEHIHQLALVAPVSRMMVRQPQSKANAGAFNNGMPMTSSLGCGTWGGNITSENIHLKHYMNTTWVSRPIPEDRPSEQDLFGEFYNTETL encoded by the coding sequence ATGCCACCGAGACCCATCACACCAGAAGAAAAAATATACGCCGATGAATTATTGAAACGCGCGCGCGTCGCGTTGAAGGCAATTGAATGTTATGACCAAGCCCGCGTGGATCGCTTGTGTCGAGCCATTGGCTGGGCAACCGCGAACGAAAAAACATTCACGCGCATCGCGCAGATGGGCGTGGACGAAAGCGGGCTGGGAGATCGCGAAGGACGCGCGGCGAAACGCTTCAAGATTATGGGCATCCTCCGTGATATTCTCCGGCGAAAAAGCATCGGCGTCATCGAAGAGATTCCGGAAAAAGGAATCGTGAAATACGGCAAGCCGGTGGGAGTGATCGCTTCGCTCATTCCCACGACGAACCCGGAACTGACGCCGCCGGGCGTCGGCTTGTTCGCGCTCAAGTGTCGCGATGTCGTGATCTTTGCGCCCCACCCGCGCAGCAAGAACACGACGCTCGAAATGGTCCGGGTGATGCGCGAGACGCTCAAGCGCGAAGGCGCGCCCGAAGATATTTTCCAGTGCGTCGAAAAACCCAGCATCCCGCTGTCGCAGTACCTCATGTCCGTTTGCGATCTCGTTCAAGCGACCGGCGGCAAGGATATGGTCAAGGCGGCGTACAGTTCCGGCGTGCCTTCGCTAGGTGTGGGCGCGGGCAACTCGACGATGGTGATTGACGAGACCGCGAACATCGCAGAAGCCGCGCGCAACACGCGCATCAGCAAAACCTCCGACTATGGTTCGGGCTGTTCCGCCGACGGCAACCTCATCGTCGAAGCATCCATCTACGATTCATTCCTGGCGCAATTGATCAAAGAAGGCGGCTATCTCACATCGCTCGAAGAAAAAGCGCAACTGCAAGCGGTGCTGTGGGACGCGGAACGACATCGCACACCGGACACGGTCGCGATTTCGGCGCAGAGAATCGCGGCGCGCGCGGGATTTGAAATTCCAGCCGACCGCAAATTCATCATCGTCCAAGAAGACGGCATCGGCAAGGATTATCTTTTCTCTAGCGAAAAACTGTGCGTCGTGCTTTCGATTTTCAAGTATACCGGTTTTCAAAACGCGCTGGAAATGGTCAAACAGATTTTCGAGGTGGGCGGGAAGGGACACTCGTGCGGCATCTACTCGTTCGACGATGAGCACATTCATCAACTTGCGCTCGTCGCACCGGTGAGTAGAATGATGGTACGCCAGCCGCAGTCGAAGGCGAACGCCGGCGCGTTCAACAATGGGATGCCGATGACGTCGAGTCTGGGATGCGGGACCTGGGGCGGCAACATTACATCGGAGAATATCCACTTGAAGCATTACATGAACACGACCTGGGTCAGTCGTCCGATTCCCGAAGACCGTCCGTCCGAGCAAGACTTGTTTGGCGAATTTTACAACACCGAAACCTTGTGA
- a CDS encoding citryl-CoA lyase, protein MGELHWDTQLSYTTENGIQIRGYDLVQMIGAIPFPSVLYLLFTGELPTPGVAKLVDAIMVASIDHGPGAPSALAARTAASGGAPLGAAAAAGLLTLGKYHGAAVQDAMEALLQVVEYAKETQDLDRAADHVVAEWRKTKRRLAGFGHRQHKHQDPRLARLFDLAREANVRENYLQAAHAIERALKKSAGKDLPINIDGAIAAILCEIGFPPTLANAVFMIARMAGILAHAHEEITQMPPMRRIDPVDHGYAGPSERDLPISKSH, encoded by the coding sequence GTGGGCGAGCTTCACTGGGACACCCAATTATCTTACACGACGGAAAACGGAATCCAAATTCGCGGCTATGATCTCGTGCAAATGATCGGCGCGATTCCATTTCCGTCTGTGCTGTATTTGCTGTTCACTGGCGAGTTGCCAACGCCGGGCGTCGCCAAACTTGTTGACGCGATCATGGTCGCGAGCATTGATCACGGACCCGGCGCGCCCTCGGCGCTCGCCGCGCGCACGGCGGCATCCGGCGGTGCGCCGCTTGGCGCGGCAGCGGCGGCGGGATTGTTGACGCTGGGAAAATATCACGGCGCGGCGGTTCAAGACGCGATGGAAGCGCTTCTGCAAGTCGTCGAGTATGCGAAAGAGACCCAGGATTTGGATCGCGCGGCGGATCACGTCGTCGCCGAGTGGCGAAAAACGAAACGGCGTCTCGCCGGGTTTGGACATCGCCAGCACAAACACCAAGACCCGCGCCTCGCGCGTTTGTTCGATCTCGCGCGTGAAGCGAACGTGCGCGAAAATTATCTGCAAGCCGCGCACGCGATTGAACGCGCGTTGAAAAAAAGCGCGGGCAAAGATTTGCCGATCAACATTGATGGCGCGATCGCGGCGATTTTGTGCGAGATCGGATTTCCGCCGACGTTGGCAAACGCGGTATTTATGATCGCGCGCATGGCTGGCATTCTCGCGCACGCGCACGAAGAAATCACGCAAATGCCGCCGATGCGTCGCATTGATCCGGTGGATCATGGTTATGCCGGACCGTCCGAGAGAGATTTGCCGATTTCCAAATCACACTAG